The following nucleotide sequence is from Austwickia chelonae.
TCTTCATGCTCAGCTCTCGGACGTCCTGGCCACCCACGCGCACGGTGCCCCCGGTGGCGGTGTACAGGCCTGCCACCAACGCCAGGACGGTGGACTTCCCACCGCCGGACGGCCCGACGACGGCGGTCACCCCTCGCTCCGCGCACTGGAAGTGGACCTCGTCCAGGACGCGGCGACCGTCGGGGTAGGAGAACGAGACCTCGTCGAACTCGACCGTTGCCGGACCCACGCAGGTGCGACCACCGATCGGTTCCACTTCCTCGGAAAGGATCTCCATCGAGCGGTGCAAGGAGGCGCGACCCGCCTGGATGTCCGTCACCGCCATGAAGACCGACGTGATCGGCACGGCGATGTAGAGCAGGTACAGGACGAAGGCAGTCAGGGTGCCCAGCGTCATCCGGCCGTCGGCGACACGAAGGCCTCCGAGGGTGATCACGGCTACCATCGCACCCTGGACGGCGATCGAGGTGACGGGCTGCAGCAAGGCCTCCAGCCGGGCCATGGCGTAGCCCCGCCTCCTGACCTCGTCGATCGCCGATGTTGCGATCGTTTCCTCGAAGTCCTCCGCCTGGTTCAGCTTGACGGTCCGAGGGTTGCGCAGTGCCCGCTCAAGACCCGCGTTGAGTTGCCCGAGGGTTCGCTGAGCTCCGTAGGAGGCCGCCATCACATGGATGGACAGCACCCCGACGACCAGCCCCGCTCCAGCGACACAGACCACGGTGACCAGGGTCAACAGAGGCGTCAAGCTCATCATCACGACCAGGGCTCCGATCAGCAGGATCGTGCCGGAGGACAGTTCGACCAAGGATGTCGACAGTGCGCTGCGTACCGCGGAGGTGTCTGCTGCTACCCGCGAGAGGAGGTCGCCAGTGCGATATCTGGCGTATCCGGACATGGGCAGACGGAAGATGCGCTGCACCATCCGGGTCCGCAGCCCCGAGACGAAATTCTCTCCGGCGCGGCCGAGTACCCAGCTCTGCCAGGCGCCGAGGAGTGCCTCGACGAGCATGGCCGCTACCAGGAGAAGCGTGGCGACCCTGGTGCTGTCCTGCGAGTTGCTGGCGGTGAAGCCGTCGACGAGCCGACGTACCAGCAACGGCTGCGCAAGGGCGATACCGGAGGAGACGAAGCCCAGAGCGATGGCCAGTGCCAGACCCCGCTGTTCGGGGCGCACCAGGGCAAGCAGGTCGCGGAGCGGTACTTTGGGCACGTCATCGGCTTGCCTCGCATCCGAACGATCAGGCGACGACGATGGTGATGCGTTTCCGGGACCCGTCATGGCCGTTCTCCCCGTTCCTTCCGATGTGCCCTGCTCGCAGCGGCACGAGCTCCTGCGGAGAGAACACACGAAATCACACAGAACGCAGTGACTCGGGCGCGGCCCCATTCCTTGCCTCGGACAGCTCAGAAGCCTTGGGGCAGGTCTGTCGCCGCATCGTCGGCCCCCCGACATCAGATCAGAAAGGTGACGATCTCCCCGGCCTGCGCCATCCCAGCGTGCTACGTCCTGGCACCTCGAGCATATTGAGTGAACGCCCATTATGAATGGTTAACCAGTGCTGATGCACCTCACGACACTCCGATTCCCTGCCCATGCTGCGCCGGGTGGAGAGAGGCTGCGTCTACTGTGACCGTATGGACCAAAGCCCGCTCATCTCGCCCGATGAGCTCGCCGAATTGATGCACGGCGGACCTGGATCGGCTCCACTGATCCTCGACGTCCGTTGGTCGGCCGATTCCGACAACGGGTGGGAGGAATATCTGCAAGGCCACCTGCCCGGAGCGATCTACGTCGACCTCGAGCACGATCTTGCCGGCGTCCCGGAAGAGAGTGGCCGCGGTGGGCGTCATCCGATGCCAGCCCCGGACGACTTCGAACTCGACCTGGCCGGATGCGGTGTGGACAACGGACGTCGCATCGTCGTCTACGACGACCAGTCCGGGTTGGCAGCTGCTCGTTGCTGGTGGTTGTTGAGGCACTTCGGCAAGGTCGACGTCTGTGTTCTCGATGGGGGGTTGCAGGCCTGGCGCGCCCATCGTCTCCCCGTGGAATCCGGGGAGAGAAACATCGAAGAGGGAGATTTCTCCTTGGGACGTGGAATCGGCCTGGTTCTGGAAGCGGACCAGGCCGCGCTCTACGCCTCGGAGGGAGTCCTGATCGATGCGCGTTCTCCTGAACGCTTCCGAGGTGAGAACGATCCGATGGACGCAGTCCTAGGACATATTCCGGGGGCGGTCAATGTTCCTGGGCGTTCCTTGATCACCAGTGAAGGCGTGCTGTTGCCGGTTGAGGACCTGCTCCAGATCTTCACCGAGGCCGGCGTCGACGGATCCTGCCCGGTGGCGGTCTACTGCGGTTCGGGGATCTCCAGCGGCCTGGTTGCTTTGGCCCTAGCAGTCGCCGACATCGATGACGAACCTGCTCTGTACGTTGGTAGCTGGTCCGATTGGATCAGTGACAGGCACCGGCCGGTCGCCGCCGGTGGGTGAGCCCCCGAACTCGATGGATGACGCGCTACGAAGTGCGAACTTGAACCATGTGTTGGTGCTCCAGAGGGCGATCCGGAGACGTCTTCGAGTGCATGATCCACCTTCTGCGCGTTCTGCTCACGGTGCTTATCGTGTTGTTACTGGGTTTCATCATTCCGTCGCCGACGATGCTGACCCACGGCCATGTGACCTGGCTCCAGACGTACTGATTCGGAAGGAGCGCGAAGACACGATGAAAAACCACGTACGCACTCTCGTGGGCCTTGGCCTCGCCGCGCTGACCTGCGTGATCGCCGGCTGTACCCGGGCCGAACAGTCGGCGTCCGATATCGCCGGCGGCGTCTCGCACGAGGGGGCGTACGTCGTACTCCAGGGAGAACCCGTCATCGCGCCCAGCAACGGGTCCGCGAAGGGGGCGGTCACCGATGTGCGGGCCGACGGATCGATGGTCACCGGCCAGCGGGCCCCGCTGGCCGGCATCGACCTGCGGGCGTTCTCCCCCGGACGCCTCGACATGGGGAACTCCCGCGGGACCGAGACATGGGCGTTGACCTCCTCGGGTGAGTTCACGACCCGCCCCAACGGTGACGGCGCGGCCTGTGCTCTGGCCCGCCTCGAGGACGGGACCCTCATGCGGATCGCGAACATCGGGGGCACCGACCGGGGATACCTCACGTTGTTGCAACAGCTCGACAGCGATGGGAAAGTCACCCGGACGTTGGAACTGCCGGGCTACATGACGTCGCTGGTCCAGTCGGGGCACACGCTGATCGCGTCAGGCTCGAGCACCGACACCACCGGGCAGGTCAACGCGATCAACCTCGACACCTGGGCCATCACCGCGACCCGCATCTACTCCGACGCTCAGAGCATCACCCGCTGTCGCGACCTCGGCGTTGCGGGCTCAATCATGTGCGTGGAGCAGCACCTCGACGGGCAACCGACCCGGTCCACCGAGGGCACCAACCGCTACATCTCGATCATCCGGACCGACACCTTGGAGCGCACGCCGGTCGCGACCTCGGACTACGAGGTGCACTCTCTCTTCTCCGACTCGGGGCGCACGCTGGCGCTGACCACCGAAGGCGTCGGCATCGTTACGGGGGGAAGGGTGGGTATCCGTCTGCGCGTGGGATCGGTCGAGCGCCAAGCCGTACAGATCGTGCGCAACGGCAAGATCGCGGACATCCTCATCACCCCGATCTCCTCGGGTAAACCGACGGGGGACACGATGGATGCCGGCGCGACGCGATCCGCGTCGACCTGGCGACTCTCACGGAGACCCGACGCACCCCCCTACGCGTACCGAACCGCCCCAGCGCCCGATCCATGATCCTGCCGACGGAATTCTTCGATGGAGCCCACATGGAAAGCTGAACGACTCCGCCTCAAGAAGGGGGAACTGGGGGAAAAGCACATCAGGTGAGGTTGGCCGTGACAGGTCAGATGGCGACGACTTCATCACTGTTCGGAGGTACGACTCCTCGGGCGCTGTCCCAGTCTGAGAAGCGTACGAATCCGGTTTGCATATCGAGGGCGATGAGCTGGTTCTTGCCATCTGCGGAGATGATGGCAATTCCTTTTCCACCCCCAGACGGATTGGTCACTTTCCAGACCTTTTTCCCCTCGTGGTCAGCTGACTCGATCTTGAATTTATCCCTCTGGGATGCATAGACGGGAAAGGCTTCGATCGCGTTGGTCAGGACAGCCTTCGTGCTCAATGTGCGGACGTGCCTGGTTGCGGCGGATGAAATTTTGATCCATTTCCCGATTTGCTCTGTGCGCACATCCATCGCAGAGGCTGCGGCCTGATTTTCGGGCTTGACCCAGGATGATCCCGAGACGCTGATGACGTGGAAATGTCCTTCAGATCTGCTCTTGATCATGCTGTCGAACTGACTGTCGTCGAGTTTGCCTCGACTGTCGACCTTGGAGTCGGAGAAGGCGCCGGGTTGATCGCCCTCGATGCGCACAGAAGTGGCTGATTTTGCTTTGGAAAATGCCGCCTCGACCAGCTCAGCTGCTTGAGGTGTTGGAGCTGTTGCGTGGGAGCTTCTTGCGTCGTTACCGGTTTTCGGTGGTACAAGGATGCTGGCCGGAACGCAGCCTGCGAGAGCGAAACCCGCCGTGATTGTTGCGACTGTCGAAGCCACTGAGCGACGCACGGCCGTCTCCTTTTTCTAAAAATCATCGAAGGGTTTTACTCTGGATCGGGACAGAATTCTATCCACATAGGCCATGGGCTGTGTATTCGACTGAAGAGAATCGTAATTCGATTGACTGGCCAAGGAGGCAGTGCGAACCCAAGCTGTGGCTGAGGCTGGAACTGACTACTTTTTCTGTCGGTACCCGATGAGTCCCTTGACTG
It contains:
- a CDS encoding ABC transporter ATP-binding protein; its protein translation is MPKVPLRDLLALVRPEQRGLALAIALGFVSSGIALAQPLLVRRLVDGFTASNSQDSTRVATLLLVAAMLVEALLGAWQSWVLGRAGENFVSGLRTRMVQRIFRLPMSGYARYRTGDLLSRVAADTSAVRSALSTSLVELSSGTILLIGALVVMMSLTPLLTLVTVVCVAGAGLVVGVLSIHVMAASYGAQRTLGQLNAGLERALRNPRTVKLNQAEDFEETIATSAIDEVRRRGYAMARLEALLQPVTSIAVQGAMVAVITLGGLRVADGRMTLGTLTAFVLYLLYIAVPITSVFMAVTDIQAGRASLHRSMEILSEEVEPIGGRTCVGPATVEFDEVSFSYPDGRRVLDEVHFQCAERGVTAVVGPSGGGKSTVLALVAGLYTATGGTVRVGGQDVRELSMKSLRSRIAYVEQESPVLAGTLRENLTYGLAEPPKDSTILRVMDLVELEDLTRSPGSLLDLAIGESGANLSGGQRQRVALARGLLRAPDILLLDEVTSQVDALNEESILRTVDELARSRSVVLVAHRLSTVRRADQVIVLEAGQVVDKGTHDELLSRCPLYQHMVSTQMLTG
- a CDS encoding sulfurtransferase; its protein translation is MDQSPLISPDELAELMHGGPGSAPLILDVRWSADSDNGWEEYLQGHLPGAIYVDLEHDLAGVPEESGRGGRHPMPAPDDFELDLAGCGVDNGRRIVVYDDQSGLAAARCWWLLRHFGKVDVCVLDGGLQAWRAHRLPVESGERNIEEGDFSLGRGIGLVLEADQAALYASEGVLIDARSPERFRGENDPMDAVLGHIPGAVNVPGRSLITSEGVLLPVEDLLQIFTEAGVDGSCPVAVYCGSGISSGLVALALAVADIDDEPALYVGSWSDWISDRHRPVAAGG